TTCCTCAAGATTATTCGGTAAGGCCGTCCCATGTGCCTATAGTCAGTGCCAAAAATTCTGTCGTTTATCACTCGTGCGAATTACAGGATATTGGTAGGGACCCAGCGTCCCTGCCGGTCCATTCTGTTGATATCATTGATCATATTGAAGATGTGCCGACACGGAGGCACGGCACCCACTAGTATTCCTAAATCTTCAATCGGTCACTAATTTTGGCTGCAAAATCAAGGTAGGAAGTAGAAAGCGAAGCACCTCATTGCTTTGAGAAAAGTTTCCCGCTGGACACGGCACTGCTCTGGTCACTCGGAAGAAGATTCCCTCCAATCCCCATGGGCGTTAACTCAAGCTTATTTTTGTCTTTTGTTCCAGAGGAACATCTGAAAATAGACCGGTGATTCATCGCCGGTTACCTAGGCAATTACAAGGATTTTTGAGTCCTGGAGGGATGGCTGGTTCACTGGTTCATAGGAATCCCGGCAATAAATTACCGGTCTATTTCTTTTCATCCCGCGGGGATGAAGAGATTAGGACAAAGTTAGCGCATATACCTTTAATTCCTGTTGTCTCGGCACTTATTTGCTGCCGAATCCCCCGAAATGTAACCTCGATTGAGGGCATGCGTCCAGGCACTGTGCGCAATTGGTGCACAGGAGATTGCCGCCTTCTTTGAACGGAGCCAATCCCATGGGACAAACTGCTGAACAGTGGTTTTCCGTGCAGCACGGCGACCTTACGGCTTTCACTTTGTTGATGACAGTCATGGTGAATGGAGCACGGAACAGAGAGAGAAACGATCCCGTCGGGCAAAACAACCTGCACCAGAAGCGGGGCAAAACGGCAGTTTCCATCACGAGCAAAGCAGCTATGAATAAGAATTCGGGGGATAGGCTGCGCTCTTTGACGAAAATCATAGCTTCCGTGCTGAATATTCCCGGAGCATGCACGTAGTTCAAAACGGGAATGGAAATCGCCCCTGCCAGGGCTGTGCCAAAAAGCAAGAAACTCAATCTAACAGCGTTCGCCTTAAATGAGCTTTTCACCGGGAGCGCTTTTTCGAGAGGGCGGCGCAATACTCGTTCACCAAAGAATCTCCTGACTTCTGCAGCACCGTCCGCAAGCAAATGATAAGGGCACATCCAGCCACACCAGACTCTCCCGAAAACGAGTGCGAATAATACCGGAAACAGTGCAGCGCCGAGCAAAAGCACCGTCAACCTGCCTGAAGCGAAAACGGCCTGCAGAATCACCACAGGATCGGTAACGCTAAGCCCCCCG
The sequence above is a segment of the Desulfomonile tiedjei DSM 6799 genome. Coding sequences within it:
- a CDS encoding 4Fe-4S binding protein, whose protein sequence is MMYRSHRRVVQFSVLVFVFLVPVLNLFEIYAVTGTLYAVNIGGLSVTDPVVILQAVFASGRLTVLLLGAALFPVLFALVFGRVWCGWMCPYHLLADGAAEVRRFFGERVLRRPLEKALPVKSSFKANAVRLSFLLFGTALAGAISIPVLNYVHAPGIFSTEAMIFVKERSLSPEFLFIAALLVMETAVLPRFWCRLFCPTGSFLSLFRAPFTMTVINKVKAVRSPCCTENHCSAVCPMGLAPFKEGGNLLCTNCAQCLDACPQSRLHFGGFGSK